In the Streptomyces sp. SJL17-4 genome, CGATCTGGTAGTCGAATCCGACGTGGGGCTCGGGCGGGACGACCGTGCGGGCGGAGGAGGGCGGCGGGGAGGAGGGGGCGGAGTCGCCGTCTCCCCCGTCACCGGGCGAGGTGCATCCGGCTGCCGCGACGGCGAGGAAGCCGGCCAGGGTCAGGGCCGACAGGCGGTGGCGGCGCCGACGCACGCGGTGCGGGGGGCGGGGTTCGCGGGCGATCACGGTGCGGGCTCCTGGTCGTCGGTTCCTCGGGGCGGCTCGGCCACCCACGGGCCCACCGTACGGCCGCCTTCCGCTCGGGCCGTAGCGGCCTGCCGGATGCCACGCGAACGGCCCGCCGCCGTTCGACCGGGTGTCACATACCCGCGCCCGCCGCCCCCTTCCGTCAGCGGGCGCCGAAGACCTGGGTCCAGTACGGGCCGCCCTGGGAGTGGATGCCGACGCCTATCTCCTTGAAGTCGCAGTTGAGGATGTTCGCGCGGTGGCCCGGGCTGTTCATCCACGCCTCCATGACCTGCTCCGGAGTGCTCTGGCCCATGGCGATGTTCTCGCCGTAGGTCGACCACGGGTATCCGGCGGCCGTCACCCGCTCCCCCGGGCCGGCGCCGTCGGGGTTGGTGTGGTCGAAGAAGTCACGGGCCGCCATGTCGTCGGAGTGGCCCTGCGCCGCCTCGGTCAGGGTCGCGTTCGCGCTCAGCGGGCCGCAGCCCGCCTTGGCGCGCTCCGCGTTGACCAGGGCGATGACCTGGTCGGCCTCCGAGCTCTGACCCTGGTCGTTCTGCGGGCCCGCGCCCGTCCCGTTCCCGGCCTCGTCACCCGAGCCCGATCCCGTGCCGTTGCCCGTGCCCGAGCCGGGCCTGGTCGGCGGCGCGTCCGGGGTGGGTGCCGCGGTGCGCGGCGGGGTCGTCTTCACCGGGGCGGGCTCGGTGGTGCGGACCGGGCGGGGCGGTGCGGTGGTGGGCTTCGCGCTGGGCGATGCCGAGGCGGAGGGGCGTCCGGTGGCGGACGGCGAGGTGGTGGGGGTCGTGGCCGCCGCCGACGGGGTCCCGGAGTGGGTGGCAGGGTCCTGGTCGAGGGGCAGGTCGAGCTCCGGGGCCGTCACGCGGTTCGCCTCCAGGATCTCGTCGTCGCCGCCGCGGCCCCCGTACAACGAGAACGCCCCGCCGGTGACCGCCATGACCACCACGCCGGCCGCGATGACGGCACGGCGCCGGCTCCGCTCCTGTGTCTGGCGACGGCGCCGCAGAGCCGCGCGCGTGCCGTGCCGGCCGGGCGCGGAGGAGGCGGGTGCGGACCGGTGTATGGGGGGGTGGGCGTGTCCTGCGGCACCGGCCAGGATGTACGGCTCCGTCAGGTCCGCCGCCTGGTCGTACCCGGCCTCGCCGCCGAGGTGGGCCGCGGCGGACTGGCCGGCCCGTTCGGACGTACGGTACGGGTCGCCGTCGCCGGCCGCGTACGGGTCCGGCGCGATGCCGTGTCCGTCGGGCGTGGCGGCGTACATCGAGGTCGGCGTCGCCGGTGCCCGCGGGGCCTCACCCGCCTGTGCCGCGAGGAAGGGTGATGTGGCCGCCAGCAGGACCTCCGCCGGGACCAGCGCGTGCCGGCGCGGGGCGCAGTGACCGCAGGTGAGCGTGTGGTGGGCCAGGTGGTCGCGCCACGGGGCGGAGGGCCGGCCGTCCCAGTCCGCCGCCTCGCGGCCCAGGAAGGGGCAGGCCGGGTTCCCGGCCAGAGCGCCGACGACGACGCGGGCGGCGTCGAGCCGGGCCCGTACCGCCTCGATCCGGGCCGGTGCCTCCTCGACCGGACGGCGCAGTGCGGCCGCGATCTCGTACCGGGTCAGCTCGCCCGCGCACTCCAGCCACCACAGGGCCAGTTGCTCTCCGTCGTCCGGGTCCAG is a window encoding:
- a CDS encoding CAP domain-containing protein codes for the protein MRQSTGIERDTELVLAARNGDPWARDQLVTAHLPLIHTTVALALNGRHGPEHVEHVVRETMLRALDGLATLTDPGVFRPWLVAIAVDGIRRHRHQQPAGYGHGDGAAAAQWHAHEEAYGQAYGQAYEIIEAARWLDPDDGEQLALWWLECAGELTRYEIAAALRRPVEEAPARIEAVRARLDAARVVVGALAGNPACPFLGREAADWDGRPSAPWRDHLAHHTLTCGHCAPRRHALVPAEVLLAATSPFLAAQAGEAPRAPATPTSMYAATPDGHGIAPDPYAAGDGDPYRTSERAGQSAAAHLGGEAGYDQAADLTEPYILAGAAGHAHPPIHRSAPASSAPGRHGTRAALRRRRQTQERSRRRAVIAAGVVVMAVTGGAFSLYGGRGGDDEILEANRVTAPELDLPLDQDPATHSGTPSAAATTPTTSPSATGRPSASASPSAKPTTAPPRPVRTTEPAPVKTTPPRTAAPTPDAPPTRPGSGTGNGTGSGSGDEAGNGTGAGPQNDQGQSSEADQVIALVNAERAKAGCGPLSANATLTEAAQGHSDDMAARDFFDHTNPDGAGPGERVTAAGYPWSTYGENIAMGQSTPEQVMEAWMNSPGHRANILNCDFKEIGVGIHSQGGPYWTQVFGAR